In Marinomonas posidonica IVIA-Po-181, a single window of DNA contains:
- the msbA gene encoding lipid A export permease/ATP-binding protein MsbA has product MQKEQAIEVKEQTVTTTGFSTYLRLLGYVRASWVYMMLSVIGFILYAGMEPALAALLKHIVDTVSEGKVLENRLVIPLAILAIFIARGIGTFLGGYFMAQVANKVVFDLRTSMFNKMVKMSSSYYHSIPTGRLLAKLTYDTEQVIGAVTQAIRVVLREGFTVVGLLGYMIYMNWKLTLLFLLVVPLIGLIVSYASKRFRRLSKRIQNAMGGVTDVASEAIKGHEVVKIFGGSEYEVERFRQAAQENRRSQLKMEKTRSLNIPIVQFILAFAMATLIWFALSPDLSQHMTPGDFIAFLTAAGMLGKPIRQLTDVNSVLQKGIAASQSIFEFLDMSVEPDDGKILAQSLKGDIEWKDMSFSYPNADKQALKKITLSLPAGKTLALVGRSGSGKSTMANLIPRFYNLDEGELNIDGVSISDYQLDSLRTSIALVNQQVVLFNGTIRENIAYGHLRDASDEQVIEAAKAANAWGFIQELDQGLETMVGENGVLLSGGQRQRIAIARAILKNAPILILDEATSALDTESERAIQMALDGLMENRTTIAIAHRLSTIENADIIAVVDHGEIIEQGSHTELLAMNGAYAQLHNQQFSETAD; this is encoded by the coding sequence ATGCAAAAAGAGCAAGCAATAGAAGTGAAAGAGCAGACGGTGACAACCACAGGTTTTAGTACTTATCTGAGGTTATTGGGCTACGTTAGAGCCTCGTGGGTCTATATGATGCTCAGTGTGATTGGTTTTATTCTGTATGCAGGAATGGAGCCTGCTCTTGCTGCTTTGTTAAAGCATATTGTAGATACCGTTTCAGAAGGTAAGGTACTTGAGAATAGACTTGTTATTCCTCTAGCAATCTTGGCCATTTTTATTGCCCGTGGTATTGGTACTTTTTTAGGCGGCTACTTTATGGCGCAAGTTGCGAATAAGGTTGTTTTTGACCTGAGAACCAGCATGTTCAATAAAATGGTCAAAATGTCTTCTAGTTACTATCACTCTATTCCAACAGGACGTCTACTGGCTAAACTAACTTATGATACCGAACAGGTAATTGGAGCTGTTACTCAGGCAATTCGAGTTGTTTTAAGAGAAGGTTTTACCGTTGTTGGCCTGTTGGGTTATATGATCTACATGAATTGGAAGCTGACCTTACTCTTCTTGCTAGTGGTTCCTCTGATTGGGTTGATTGTGTCTTATGCGTCAAAGCGTTTTCGTCGTTTAAGTAAGCGTATTCAAAATGCCATGGGCGGCGTAACCGATGTGGCGTCAGAAGCCATTAAAGGTCATGAGGTTGTTAAGATCTTCGGGGGCAGTGAGTATGAGGTCGAACGTTTCCGTCAAGCGGCGCAAGAGAATCGTCGTTCTCAATTGAAAATGGAAAAAACTCGCTCTCTAAATATTCCAATTGTGCAATTTATCTTGGCATTTGCCATGGCTACTTTGATTTGGTTTGCGCTCAGTCCGGATTTGAGTCAGCACATGACGCCAGGGGACTTCATCGCGTTCTTGACCGCTGCTGGCATGTTGGGTAAGCCGATTCGTCAATTAACCGATGTGAACAGTGTTTTACAAAAAGGCATTGCAGCTTCGCAAAGCATTTTTGAATTTTTGGATATGTCGGTTGAACCTGATGATGGCAAAATTCTCGCACAATCCTTAAAGGGTGATATTGAATGGAAAGACATGTCTTTCTCTTACCCAAATGCAGATAAGCAGGCTCTTAAGAAGATTACGTTATCCTTGCCCGCAGGGAAAACCCTAGCATTGGTCGGCCGCTCTGGGAGTGGTAAGTCGACTATGGCCAATTTGATTCCACGTTTTTATAACTTGGATGAAGGTGAGTTAAACATTGATGGCGTTTCCATTTCAGATTATCAATTAGATTCTCTAAGAACCAGCATTGCTTTGGTGAACCAGCAGGTTGTTTTATTTAATGGCACCATACGTGAAAACATTGCTTACGGACATTTGCGTGATGCCAGTGATGAGCAAGTGATTGAGGCGGCAAAAGCGGCCAATGCATGGGGCTTCATTCAAGAGCTGGATCAAGGTTTGGAGACTATGGTTGGTGAGAATGGTGTCTTGCTTTCCGGTGGTCAACGCCAGCGAATCGCCATCGCACGAGCCATTTTGAAAAATGCGCCTATTCTTATCCTGGACGAAGCAACTTCGGCACTGGATACAGAGTCTGAGCGAGCCATTCAAATGGCCTTGGATGGATTGATGGAAAACCGTACCACGATTGCCATCGCTCACAGACTCTCGACCATTGAAAATGCTGATATTATTGCGGTGGTTGATCATGGTGAAATCATTGAGCAAGGTTCTCATACTGAACTATTGGCGATGAATGGCGCTTATGCTCAGTTACATAACCAGCAATTCAGTGAGACGGCTGACTAA
- a CDS encoding 3-deoxy-D-manno-octulosonic acid transferase, whose protein sequence is MWLYRFLLALLTPIICLKVRRFKKNYPAYRAKEAFGRWGKVEADLWIHCASVGEVLAARPLVTQWRKKYPNQTLLVTTMTPTGAAQVAQVFPFALHRYLPMDWRLAVRLALRHLTCPRLLIIETELWPNLLEQAKSQGLRISIVNARMSERSYQRYQKFSAISRHLFTLPDQFLAHAQADAQRFKGLGAKKVYVTGSIKFDLNVPEEVMQHQWRDDFDKDFVWVAASTHQGEDELMLQTHQALLEKQPKALLILVPRHPERFESVFALAQASFSRVGLRSQVAFNKWSEYDVIIGDSMGELMQYYQTADLAFVGGSLVKRGGHNPVEPALLAKAIIVGPHVFNFKDITDQLLLEKGALQCQDETQLTEFVLALASQASQRLRIGQSAQRFAEKSQGAVTRVLNEIDFH, encoded by the coding sequence ATGTGGTTGTATCGTTTCCTTCTGGCTTTACTGACTCCTATCATCTGCTTGAAGGTTCGACGTTTTAAAAAAAATTATCCAGCCTATCGAGCCAAAGAAGCCTTTGGTCGTTGGGGAAAGGTGGAAGCGGACTTGTGGATTCATTGTGCTTCCGTCGGAGAGGTGTTGGCCGCTCGACCCCTTGTGACACAGTGGCGAAAAAAATACCCGAATCAAACCTTATTAGTAACCACCATGACACCAACTGGTGCGGCGCAAGTAGCACAGGTGTTTCCATTTGCTTTGCATCGTTATTTGCCGATGGATTGGCGTTTGGCGGTGAGACTAGCATTGCGTCATTTAACCTGTCCTCGATTGTTAATCATTGAAACCGAGCTATGGCCAAACTTGCTTGAACAAGCTAAATCACAGGGGCTGCGTATTAGCATTGTGAATGCCCGAATGAGTGAACGTTCGTATCAGCGTTATCAAAAGTTCTCAGCTATTTCTCGTCACCTTTTTACTTTGCCTGATCAGTTTCTAGCCCATGCGCAAGCAGATGCTCAGCGCTTTAAGGGGCTAGGAGCGAAAAAAGTTTATGTCACCGGTAGTATTAAATTTGATTTGAACGTACCAGAGGAAGTAATGCAGCATCAGTGGCGCGATGACTTTGATAAAGACTTTGTCTGGGTTGCAGCCAGTACACATCAAGGTGAAGATGAGCTTATGTTGCAAACACATCAAGCTTTGTTAGAGAAGCAGCCGAAAGCATTGTTGATCCTTGTGCCGCGACACCCAGAGCGTTTCGAGTCTGTGTTTGCTTTGGCGCAAGCTTCATTTTCTCGTGTAGGGTTGCGAAGCCAAGTGGCTTTCAATAAGTGGTCTGAATACGATGTGATCATTGGCGATTCAATGGGAGAGCTGATGCAGTATTATCAAACTGCGGATTTGGCTTTCGTGGGTGGCAGTTTGGTGAAGCGAGGTGGACATAATCCAGTTGAACCTGCGTTATTAGCTAAAGCGATCATTGTGGGCCCTCATGTGTTTAATTTCAAAGACATTACGGATCAGCTCCTACTAGAAAAAGGAGCATTGCAGTGCCAAGACGAAACGCAATTAACAGAGTTTGTGTTGGCGTTAGCGTCACAAGCCTCACAACGTTTACGGATAGGCCAATCGGCGCAGCGTTTTGCAGAAAAAAGCCAAGGTGCCGTGACTAGGGTTTTGAATGAAATAGACTTTCATTAG
- the thiB gene encoding thiamine ABC transporter substrate binding subunit, with protein MKTLSFRTYSSIALATFTLSFSALSSAAQTLNVYTYDSFASDWGPGPKIKENFEKLCDCEVNFVALDSSVGILSRVQLEGKSSSADVLLGLDLNLMEAAKKTGLLAEHGVDTSVVNLEGGWSDKDFVPFDHGHFAFIYNAETLENPPKSLADIVENQELKVIYQDPRTSTPGLGLLLWMKSVYGEKAASAWSTLASHTVTVTKGWSDAYGLFLKGEADLVLSYTTSPAYHIEAEGETKYQAVETTEGRYPQVEVAAMMKSAPNKVLAERFMSFILTHDFQSTIATGNWMLPVVDLDQPLPEAFAAAMKPVTSLMLPADQVAEERKAWVNEWLNATTE; from the coding sequence TTGAAAACACTTTCTTTTCGTACTTATTCTAGTATTGCTTTGGCCACCTTTACGCTGTCTTTTTCTGCTCTTTCGTCAGCGGCTCAAACACTTAATGTTTATACCTATGATTCCTTTGCATCCGACTGGGGGCCTGGTCCGAAGATTAAAGAAAACTTCGAGAAGCTGTGTGACTGTGAGGTTAACTTTGTCGCTTTGGATTCTTCCGTTGGTATTCTGTCTCGTGTGCAATTAGAGGGGAAATCTTCATCTGCTGATGTGTTATTAGGTCTGGATTTGAACTTGATGGAGGCCGCTAAAAAAACAGGCTTGTTGGCTGAGCATGGGGTTGATACCTCAGTGGTAAATCTGGAGGGGGGGTGGTCTGATAAAGACTTTGTTCCTTTTGATCATGGGCATTTCGCGTTTATTTACAATGCGGAAACACTAGAGAACCCTCCCAAAAGTTTGGCGGACATTGTTGAAAACCAAGAATTAAAAGTCATCTATCAAGACCCTAGAACTAGTACGCCAGGTTTGGGGTTATTGCTTTGGATGAAGTCAGTGTATGGTGAGAAAGCAGCGTCTGCATGGTCTACTTTAGCCTCTCATACGGTAACGGTGACTAAGGGCTGGTCTGATGCGTATGGTTTATTTTTGAAAGGTGAGGCCGATTTGGTGTTGAGTTATACCACCTCACCTGCTTATCACATAGAGGCGGAAGGTGAGACCAAATACCAAGCGGTTGAAACGACAGAAGGTCGTTATCCTCAAGTTGAAGTGGCGGCGATGATGAAATCGGCACCGAATAAAGTCTTAGCAGAGCGTTTTATGTCATTCATTTTGACACACGACTTTCAGTCGACGATTGCTACAGGCAATTGGATGTTACCTGTGGTTGATCTTGATCAGCCTTTACCAGAGGCTTTTGCAGCGGCGATGAAGCCAGTGACTAGCTTGATGTTACCGGCGGACCAAGTGGCCGAGGAGCGTAAGGCCTGGGTGAATGAATGGTTGAATGCGACCACTGAATAA
- the thiP gene encoding thiamine/thiamine pyrophosphate ABC transporter permease yields the protein MNRLIGISSLLPAMLGVGLFVCIGVFSLMALLRYSDVAEWSSFLSQPYLWRLIRFSLWQALLSSLLSLVIAVPVASCLFHRSFWGRSFLLQLFSVSMVVPSIVAILGIVVVYGRTGWLAQISGIELPLYGLTGILLAHVFFNMPLAVRLLLQVYALIPTGQWRQAYQLGFDRWSAFRFIEWSYLRKALPGAFVLIFMLCFSSFAVVLSLGGGPKSSTLEVAIYQALRFDFDLNKASFLALLQVLICTVIALFVYKLAPVNHQDSSLLAQSRFSIRDSYGAKALDVIAFLCVLVFVLPPFIAILDPMFSTQFLQTLSSLRLWQAVLVSLKIAFPAAFISLLLGLSFCVLARYCMGRGKLDIWSTKLEQLGNLILMVPGLVIATGLFLWLRDLGLSFSSSYWIVVWVNAVMALPFVLRCMMPCFYQQERRFRHLYSSLGLQAWSRCKIEWPLVRSSVAQAFAFALLLSLGDMGVIALFGSQGMVSLPLYLFQLIGAYRLEEGACVAVVLILLCLGLYVLFSRIVGGRWHAQG from the coding sequence TTGAATCGATTGATTGGAATATCAAGCCTGCTTCCCGCGATGTTGGGGGTGGGCTTGTTTGTTTGTATTGGTGTTTTTAGCTTGATGGCTTTATTACGCTACAGCGATGTGGCTGAGTGGTCGTCCTTTTTGTCTCAGCCTTATCTGTGGCGTTTGATTCGCTTTTCTTTATGGCAAGCTTTATTAAGCAGTTTGCTTAGTCTTGTTATTGCTGTGCCAGTGGCGTCCTGCTTATTTCATCGTTCTTTTTGGGGGCGATCTTTTTTGTTGCAGTTATTTTCCGTGTCTATGGTGGTGCCTAGCATTGTTGCCATTCTAGGGATCGTTGTGGTGTATGGTCGAACGGGTTGGTTGGCACAGATTTCTGGTATTGAGCTTCCATTATATGGTTTGACCGGTATTTTGTTGGCGCACGTATTTTTTAATATGCCATTGGCGGTTAGGTTGCTATTACAGGTCTATGCTTTAATTCCAACTGGTCAGTGGCGTCAAGCTTACCAGTTAGGTTTTGATCGATGGTCTGCTTTTCGTTTTATAGAATGGAGTTACTTACGCAAAGCTTTACCTGGCGCATTTGTATTGATTTTTATGCTTTGTTTTTCCAGTTTTGCTGTGGTGCTCAGCTTAGGAGGTGGTCCTAAGTCGAGCACCCTTGAGGTAGCCATATATCAAGCATTAAGGTTTGACTTTGATTTGAATAAAGCCAGCTTTTTAGCACTATTACAGGTGCTGATTTGTACAGTGATTGCCCTTTTTGTGTACAAGCTGGCGCCTGTGAATCATCAGGACTCAAGTTTGTTAGCGCAATCCCGTTTTTCTATTCGAGATTCCTATGGTGCCAAAGCCTTAGATGTGATCGCATTTCTGTGTGTATTGGTATTTGTGTTGCCGCCTTTTATTGCCATTTTGGATCCGATGTTTTCCACGCAATTCCTTCAAACACTTAGCTCCTTGAGGCTTTGGCAGGCGGTTTTAGTGTCACTCAAGATTGCTTTTCCTGCCGCCTTTATAAGCTTACTGCTGGGGCTGAGTTTTTGTGTGCTGGCGCGTTATTGTATGGGAAGGGGAAAACTCGATATCTGGTCAACAAAGTTAGAACAGTTAGGTAATCTAATTTTAATGGTTCCTGGTTTGGTCATCGCGACAGGCTTATTCTTATGGTTGAGAGATTTGGGGCTGAGTTTTTCATCCAGTTATTGGATTGTGGTTTGGGTTAATGCGGTGATGGCTTTGCCATTTGTATTACGTTGTATGATGCCCTGTTTTTATCAGCAAGAGCGTCGCTTTCGGCATCTGTATTCCAGTTTAGGGCTTCAGGCTTGGTCTCGCTGTAAAATAGAATGGCCTTTGGTGCGAAGTTCTGTTGCACAGGCATTTGCGTTTGCTTTGCTACTATCTTTGGGAGATATGGGTGTGATCGCGTTATTTGGTAGTCAAGGCATGGTCTCGTTGCCGCTGTATTTATTTCAATTGATCGGTGCTTATCGCCTAGAAGAGGGAGCCTGTGTTGCCGTGGTGTTGATTTTGTTGTGCTTGGGATTGTATGTGTTGTTTTCTCGTATTGTTGGGGGAAGGTGGCATGCTCAAGGTTGA
- a CDS encoding ATP-binding cassette domain-containing protein, which yields MLKVDLKYDWERFHAHYQVQIDQGITTLLGASGEGKSTLLHLLGGFLQGHGVLDYQAQSLLALPAYKRPISTLFQSDNLFPQLTVWQNVAIGLSPHLRLSSEQCERVTWALEQIQLASKADVYPQALSGGQAQRIAIARVLVRKKPILLLDEPFSALDPVLREEMLFLVKQVTESFSLTTLMVSHLPSEASLVGGGVILIEQGRVVAHEAADVLASKQTPNAFTQYLGESKSSTS from the coding sequence ATGCTCAAGGTTGATTTAAAGTACGACTGGGAGCGTTTTCACGCGCATTATCAAGTTCAGATCGATCAAGGTATCACGACTTTACTGGGAGCGAGTGGTGAAGGTAAAAGTACCTTACTGCATTTACTTGGCGGCTTTTTGCAAGGTCATGGTGTATTGGATTATCAGGCTCAATCTTTGTTGGCTTTGCCCGCTTACAAGCGTCCCATTTCGACCTTGTTTCAAAGTGATAATTTATTTCCGCAATTGACGGTTTGGCAGAATGTGGCGATTGGACTGTCACCGCATCTTCGTTTGAGTTCAGAGCAATGCGAAAGAGTGACTTGGGCATTAGAGCAAATACAGTTAGCTTCCAAAGCGGATGTTTATCCTCAGGCACTGTCGGGTGGACAGGCGCAGCGTATCGCCATTGCCAGAGTGCTGGTGAGAAAAAAGCCTATCCTATTGTTAGATGAGCCGTTCAGTGCTCTTGATCCAGTGCTCAGAGAGGAAATGCTGTTTTTAGTGAAGCAGGTGACGGAAAGCTTTTCGTTAACCACCTTGATGGTTTCTCATTTGCCCAGTGAGGCATCGTTGGTTGGTGGGGGTGTTATTCTGATAGAGCAAGGTCGAGTGGTTGCTCATGAAGCGGCGGACGTTTTAGCCAGTAAACAGACTCCCAACGCGTTTACGCAGTATTTGGGGGAGTCGAAAAGCTCGACAAGCTAG
- a CDS encoding DMT family transporter, with the protein MDDRELIKKGIFATIAYAFVMSLTAIAAKQAQTVIAVSTLVFWQSLFCVLVLLPQMRGRWQKRPWSVWRIHFLRSFGGFIGFLFYYWALNHIPLVEASLLRTCAPLCVPFIVLALHGIRIPKARWLPLLIGFAGVAFVIQPTPSHLNPWHLVGFVSAIGLALSMVTTRMLSHQVSGQETLLVYFAVSCLLSIPLMLWQGDGVVVPLDVWPLVGVVVTTLYIGMFLYNKAYTYAPASIVSPVSYIGVAFSGFWGLVIWHHVPDIYAVLGVVLIFMSILISTRIARNRG; encoded by the coding sequence ATGGACGATAGAGAGTTAATCAAAAAGGGCATTTTTGCGACAATTGCTTATGCCTTTGTTATGTCTTTGACGGCCATAGCAGCCAAGCAAGCGCAAACAGTTATTGCTGTGTCTACACTGGTTTTTTGGCAAAGTCTTTTTTGTGTATTGGTTCTTCTGCCACAAATGCGTGGGCGTTGGCAAAAGCGCCCATGGTCGGTTTGGCGTATCCATTTTTTGCGTAGTTTTGGTGGCTTTATCGGCTTTCTGTTTTATTACTGGGCGCTGAATCATATTCCACTTGTTGAAGCCTCTTTATTGCGAACTTGTGCGCCTTTGTGTGTGCCTTTTATTGTTTTGGCATTACATGGTATTCGTATTCCTAAAGCCAGATGGTTGCCCTTATTGATCGGCTTTGCAGGGGTTGCGTTCGTTATTCAGCCGACCCCAAGCCATTTAAATCCTTGGCATCTGGTTGGGTTTGTTTCTGCAATCGGTTTGGCCTTGTCTATGGTGACGACGCGCATGTTGTCGCATCAGGTATCAGGTCAAGAAACCTTGTTAGTATACTTTGCTGTCTCTTGTTTGTTATCCATACCCTTGATGCTTTGGCAGGGGGATGGGGTGGTGGTGCCCTTAGATGTTTGGCCTCTTGTTGGCGTGGTCGTCACGACACTCTATATTGGCATGTTCTTGTATAACAAGGCATATACTTATGCTCCCGCCAGTATTGTTTCACCTGTCAGTTATATCGGTGTGGCTTTTAGTGGCTTCTGGGGGCTTGTGATCTGGCACCATGTGCCAGATATTTACGCTGTTTTGGGAGTAGTGCTGATTTTTATGAGTATCTTAATCAGTACCAGAATCGCGCGGAATAGAGGTTAG
- a CDS encoding DMT family transporter, with translation MPAFVYLLLPILFWSGNYVLGRMTVSTGIDPYTISFLRWSLACLILLPFAYKKLCQERHIIRQHWPLLILFGWLGICNYNLFLYIGLTSTTVTNAVLLNSIMPVMILITARILLGNRTNWRQNTGIIISTIGAIIIVSRGSLDTFLHLTISKGDLWILTAAVSWAIYSVMIIRRPKDMSLIGFFTSTALIGTGIQAPLFLLFAETSLSELTSANWGSIIYMGIFASIGAFLCWNIGIQKLGAATAGHFIHLLPVFSIGLSVIFLGERLFSFHYMGIFLIFTGIFVATILNNKRQNTTD, from the coding sequence ATGCCAGCATTTGTTTATTTGCTACTGCCCATACTCTTTTGGTCTGGTAACTATGTCTTAGGTCGCATGACAGTATCGACCGGCATTGATCCTTACACAATTTCATTTCTGCGCTGGAGTTTAGCTTGTCTGATTCTCTTACCCTTTGCTTACAAAAAGCTTTGCCAAGAAAGACACATCATACGCCAACACTGGCCCTTGCTAATCCTTTTTGGTTGGTTAGGCATCTGTAATTACAACTTATTTTTGTATATTGGTTTAACATCAACAACCGTCACCAATGCCGTCTTATTGAATTCCATCATGCCGGTGATGATTCTCATCACTGCCCGCATTTTATTAGGTAATAGAACAAACTGGCGGCAAAACACTGGCATTATCATCTCAACTATCGGTGCTATCATCATAGTTAGCCGCGGTAGTTTAGACACTTTTTTGCATCTCACCATATCAAAAGGTGACCTATGGATCTTAACTGCGGCCGTTAGTTGGGCCATTTACTCAGTGATGATAATTCGCCGCCCAAAAGACATGTCATTAATTGGCTTCTTTACTAGCACCGCTCTCATCGGCACCGGCATCCAAGCACCACTATTCTTACTTTTCGCTGAAACCTCATTGAGTGAACTAACTAGCGCCAACTGGGGAAGCATTATATATATGGGGATTTTTGCTTCGATTGGCGCATTTTTGTGCTGGAACATTGGCATTCAGAAACTCGGCGCCGCAACAGCAGGACACTTCATTCATCTTCTACCTGTCTTTAGTATTGGTCTATCGGTGATATTTCTGGGCGAGCGGTTATTTAGCTTCCATTACATGGGTATATTTTTGATTTTTACTGGCATTTTTGTGGCAACCATTTTAAACAACAAGAGACAAAACACCACAGACTAA
- a CDS encoding DMT family transporter — protein sequence MPSFSNNTKAMAFGLGAVVLWSTVATAFSLSLKSLSPTQLLLIACAVSLIFLLALLGYKGQLNQLKYHATQSWKASLFYGVINPFLYYLILLQAYDLLPAQEAQAINYTWAIMLSFMAVPILKQRLTLADYIAAASCYFGVLYISTRGEITTLAFSNIIGVGFAILSTIIWALYWLLNTKDDRPSLIGLTLNFAFALPIILTFAAATGELTHWQPEGIWGAVYIGLFEMGISFVLWNRALKLTTNASQVANLIFLAPLLSIVWLTQLANEPILASTLVGLSCILLGLFVQNWSKRKPS from the coding sequence ATGCCTTCTTTTTCAAATAATACAAAAGCCATGGCCTTTGGCTTGGGCGCCGTTGTTCTCTGGTCAACGGTCGCCACGGCATTTTCACTATCATTAAAAAGTCTGTCTCCGACGCAGCTTTTGCTGATTGCCTGCGCGGTTTCACTGATTTTTTTACTCGCCTTACTTGGCTATAAAGGTCAGCTCAACCAGCTTAAATATCATGCCACACAGTCCTGGAAAGCTTCTTTATTCTATGGCGTTATCAACCCTTTCTTGTATTACCTCATTTTACTGCAGGCTTATGACTTATTGCCGGCACAGGAAGCACAAGCCATTAATTACACTTGGGCCATTATGCTCAGTTTTATGGCTGTTCCTATTTTAAAACAACGACTGACGCTAGCCGATTATATAGCCGCCGCCAGTTGTTATTTTGGTGTTTTGTATATTTCCACCCGAGGCGAAATCACCACATTGGCGTTTTCTAATATCATTGGCGTAGGGTTCGCAATACTAAGCACCATCATCTGGGCGCTTTATTGGCTGTTAAACACAAAAGACGATCGACCAAGTCTAATTGGACTGACACTCAATTTTGCTTTTGCCTTGCCTATTATCCTGACCTTTGCTGCGGCAACAGGTGAGCTAACACATTGGCAACCTGAAGGTATTTGGGGAGCGGTTTATATCGGCTTATTTGAGATGGGGATCAGTTTTGTTTTATGGAATCGAGCTCTGAAGCTCACCACCAATGCCAGCCAAGTTGCCAACCTGATTTTCTTAGCACCATTACTGTCTATTGTTTGGCTTACACAACTTGCTAACGAGCCCATTTTAGCCTCGACACTAGTAGGTCTTAGCTGTATTTTGCTCGGCCTCTTTGTACAAAACTGGTCTAAAAGAAAGCCATCTTAA
- a CDS encoding MipA/OmpV family protein, producing MTPYFFKYCLISVFITLSLTTTTVKAKGSIGVLGALSESIYKDMETDTRLIPNLSVKGERFYATFPDIGYHLIPQTKLQALSAGLSYQTADFDPDDSDNSDIQQLNDRDDSVMAFAQYRFGLLSTKVAQDISGTHDGYYVRFSIGLPIPNGNWVFIPSISHQYTSRKMSQHLYGVSQTESDRTSGGIAAYNADATSVSSIGLRSIYKLTPSTNFMLALKHNQYSDNVLDSPIIDQKRFNSVIVGIIYNF from the coding sequence ATGACTCCATACTTTTTTAAATACTGCCTGATATCAGTCTTCATTACTCTTTCGTTAACAACCACAACAGTGAAAGCCAAGGGTAGTATTGGTGTTTTAGGCGCGCTTTCTGAGTCCATCTACAAAGACATGGAAACCGACACTCGACTCATCCCTAATCTTTCGGTTAAGGGCGAACGTTTTTATGCAACCTTTCCAGACATAGGGTATCACCTGATTCCACAAACTAAACTGCAAGCTCTGTCTGCAGGATTATCCTATCAAACAGCAGACTTTGATCCTGACGACTCAGACAATAGCGATATCCAACAACTTAATGACCGTGATGACAGTGTTATGGCCTTTGCCCAATATCGTTTTGGCTTGTTATCCACCAAAGTAGCTCAGGATATCAGTGGTACACACGATGGTTATTATGTCCGCTTTTCAATCGGCTTACCCATACCAAATGGTAACTGGGTATTTATCCCTTCTATTAGTCACCAATATACGAGTCGTAAAATGAGTCAACATTTATATGGTGTGTCACAGACAGAATCAGACCGCACCTCAGGAGGCATTGCCGCTTATAATGCAGATGCCACATCTGTCTCCAGCATTGGTTTAAGAAGCATTTATAAACTCACACCGAGTACGAATTTCATGCTTGCGCTTAAACACAACCAATACAGCGATAATGTATTAGACAGTCCCATTATCGACCAAAAGCGTTTTAATTCTGTTATTGTCGGCATTATCTACAACTTTTAA
- the rpsF gene encoding 30S ribosomal protein S6: MRHYEIVFLVHPDQSEQVPAMVERYTNLITEDGGQVHRFEDWGRRQLAYPINKIHKAHYVLMNVECSDSVLSELNETFRYNDAIIRNLVVRRKDAVTEVSPIKASEGREERRSAPQREERNVEASTETTEESED, encoded by the coding sequence ATGCGTCATTATGAAATCGTCTTTCTGGTTCACCCAGATCAAAGCGAGCAAGTACCAGCAATGGTTGAGCGTTACACTAACCTAATCACAGAAGATGGTGGTCAAGTACACCGTTTCGAAGATTGGGGTCGTCGTCAACTTGCTTACCCAATCAACAAAATTCACAAAGCACACTATGTTCTTATGAACGTTGAGTGTTCTGATAGTGTTTTGTCTGAACTAAACGAAACGTTCCGCTACAACGATGCCATCATCCGTAACTTGGTGGTCCGTCGTAAAGATGCGGTAACAGAAGTTTCTCCTATCAAAGCATCTGAAGGTCGTGAAGAGCGTCGTTCTGCACCACAGCGTGAAGAGCGTAACGTTGAAGCGTCTACAGAAACTACTGAAGAATCTGAAGATTAA
- the rpsR gene encoding 30S ribosomal protein S18 produces the protein MARFFRRRKFCRFTAEGVKEIDYKDLDTLKGYITETGKIVPSRITGTKARYQRQLATAIKRARYIALLPYTDSHFN, from the coding sequence ATGGCTCGTTTTTTCCGTCGTCGTAAGTTCTGCCGTTTCACAGCAGAAGGCGTTAAAGAGATCGATTACAAAGATCTAGACACACTAAAAGGTTACATCACTGAAACTGGTAAAATCGTACCTAGCCGTATTACTGGCACTAAGGCTCGTTACCAGCGTCAGCTAGCGACTGCAATCAAACGCGCTCGCTACATTGCTTTACTTCCTTACACTGATAGCCACTTTAATTAA